The following are from one region of the uncultured Hyphomonas sp. genome:
- the rpsA gene encoding 30S ribosomal protein S1 has product MTESMNPSSDDFASMFESSAAASAMQEGQVVPATVIRIENDAVLVDIGLKTEGRIPVREFSMEDKQPEPGDIVDVYLDRIENALGDAVLSRDKARREERWIKLEKSFNANEPVKGAISGRVKGGFTVDLGGVNAFLPGSQVDIRPVRDVGPLMGEVQPFAVLKLDRSRGNIVVSRRAILEESRAEQRAEIVSDMAEGDVRKGIVKNITDYGAFVDLGGIDGLLHVTDMSYKRINHPSQVVEVGQEVEIQIIKINPETQRISLGMKQLGADPWDGIDVRYPVSARLKGIVTNITDYGAFVELEDGVEGLIHVSEMSWTKKNVHPGKILSTSQEVDVEVLDVDSEKRRISLGLKQTMDNPWSAFLAEHPIGTEIEGEVRGITEFGLFVGLGPDLDGMVHINDISWEQSGDQAIEAYNKGDMVKAKVLDVDIDKERISLGIKQLAGDPMESLNTGGVKRGTTVTCTVTEITSGGIEVEFGEPAMKSFIRRSDLSRDRADQRPERFAVGDKVDAKVIQVDRGSRRVSLSIKALEIAEEAEAVAQYGSADAGASLGDILGAALASSGTGKEEAAPAADSGDVDANGRLSAPQEEADDLKQIKGVGPAFEKKLNEAGVFHFWQIASMSDDQLATLEEEVGTSGKGADWKAEAEALQG; this is encoded by the coding sequence ATGACTGAATCTATGAACCCCTCCTCCGACGATTTCGCCTCCATGTTCGAATCGTCGGCTGCGGCGTCGGCAATGCAGGAAGGCCAGGTTGTCCCGGCCACCGTTATCCGCATTGAAAACGATGCCGTGCTCGTCGACATCGGCCTCAAGACCGAAGGCCGTATCCCGGTCCGCGAATTCTCGATGGAAGACAAACAGCCGGAACCCGGCGACATTGTCGACGTCTATCTCGATCGTATCGAAAACGCCCTTGGCGACGCTGTCCTGTCCCGTGACAAGGCCCGCCGCGAAGAGCGCTGGATCAAGCTCGAAAAGAGCTTCAACGCCAACGAACCGGTCAAGGGCGCCATCTCCGGCCGCGTCAAAGGCGGCTTCACCGTCGACCTCGGCGGCGTCAACGCCTTCCTTCCGGGCTCCCAGGTGGACATTCGCCCCGTGCGCGATGTCGGCCCGCTTATGGGCGAAGTCCAGCCGTTCGCCGTTCTCAAACTGGATCGCTCGCGCGGCAACATCGTTGTGTCCCGCCGTGCCATCCTCGAAGAGAGCCGCGCCGAACAACGGGCTGAAATCGTGTCCGACATGGCTGAAGGCGACGTCCGCAAGGGTATCGTCAAGAACATCACCGATTACGGTGCGTTCGTTGACCTCGGCGGCATCGACGGCCTGCTGCACGTCACCGACATGTCCTACAAGCGCATCAATCACCCGTCTCAGGTGGTTGAAGTCGGCCAGGAAGTCGAAATCCAGATCATCAAGATCAACCCGGAAACCCAGCGTATCTCGCTCGGCATGAAGCAACTCGGCGCCGATCCGTGGGATGGCATCGATGTGCGTTACCCGGTCAGTGCCCGCCTCAAGGGCATCGTCACCAACATCACCGACTACGGCGCCTTCGTGGAGCTGGAAGACGGTGTCGAGGGTCTGATCCACGTCTCCGAAATGAGCTGGACCAAGAAGAACGTGCACCCCGGCAAGATCCTGTCGACCTCTCAGGAAGTCGATGTGGAAGTGCTGGACGTCGACTCCGAAAAGCGCCGCATCTCGCTCGGCCTCAAGCAAACCATGGACAATCCGTGGTCGGCCTTCCTGGCAGAGCATCCGATCGGCACAGAGATCGAAGGCGAAGTCCGCGGGATCACCGAATTCGGCCTGTTCGTCGGCCTCGGCCCGGACCTGGACGGTATGGTTCACATCAACGACATCTCCTGGGAGCAGTCGGGTGACCAAGCCATCGAAGCCTATAACAAGGGCGACATGGTCAAGGCGAAAGTGCTCGACGTCGACATCGACAAAGAGCGTATCTCGCTGGGCATCAAGCAGCTGGCAGGCGATCCGATGGAATCGCTCAATACCGGCGGCGTGAAGCGCGGCACGACCGTGACCTGCACCGTCACCGAGATCACCTCGGGCGGTATCGAAGTCGAATTCGGCGAGCCGGCCATGAAGTCGTTCATCCGCCGCTCCGATCTGTCGCGTGACCGCGCAGATCAGCGTCCGGAACGCTTCGCTGTTGGCGACAAGGTCGACGCCAAGGTGATCCAGGTCGATCGTGGCTCGCGCCGCGTGTCGCTCTCGATCAAGGCCCTCGAAATCGCCGAAGAAGCAGAAGCCGTTGCACAGTACGGCTCGGCAGATGCCGGCGCCTCGCTGGGTGACATTCTCGGCGCGGCCCTGGCCTCCTCGGGCACCGGCAAGGAAGAGGCCGCTCCGGCTGCTGATTCCGGCGATGTCGATGCGAACGGCCGTCTGTCGGCCCCGCAGGAAGAAGCTGACGATCTGAAGCAGATCAAAGGTGTTGGCCCGGCTTTCGAGAAGAAGCTGAACGAAGCCGGCGTCTTCCACTTCTGGCAGATCGCCTCCATGTCGGACGATCAGCTGGCAACTCTGGAAGAAGAAGTTGGCACGTCCGGCAAGGGCGCTGACTGGAAAGCTGAGGCTGAAGCCCTTCAGGGCTGA
- the cmk gene encoding (d)CMP kinase codes for MIIAIDGTTASGKGTISKRLAGHYGLPHMDTGRLYRATAVAALKQGVPLDDETALAEVAAALDLNDFDEAQLRTAEAGKAASVVSALPGVRQALYELQRAFALQAGGALLDGRDIGTVIAPDADVKLWVDADVEQRGYRRWRELLGFGEDVSLEQVIQQLRERDQRDQNRKDAPAAMAADAVLIDTTDLTIEAAVEKALAAVKVALARGNRT; via the coding sequence ATGATTATTGCGATCGATGGCACAACCGCGTCCGGCAAGGGCACGATCTCGAAACGGCTGGCGGGTCATTATGGCCTGCCCCATATGGACACCGGCCGTCTCTACCGGGCGACCGCTGTCGCGGCCCTGAAACAGGGCGTCCCTCTGGACGATGAGACCGCCCTCGCGGAGGTCGCCGCCGCCCTCGATCTGAACGATTTCGATGAAGCCCAGCTGCGCACCGCCGAGGCCGGCAAAGCCGCCTCTGTTGTCAGCGCCCTGCCCGGGGTCCGCCAGGCATTGTACGAGCTGCAGCGTGCCTTCGCCCTGCAGGCGGGCGGTGCCCTTCTGGACGGCCGCGATATCGGTACGGTGATCGCCCCGGACGCCGATGTGAAACTGTGGGTGGATGCCGATGTCGAGCAGCGCGGCTACCGGCGCTGGCGCGAACTCCTCGGCTTTGGCGAGGACGTTTCCCTCGAACAGGTGATCCAGCAGCTGCGCGAGCGTGACCAGCGCGACCAGAACCGCAAGGATGCCCCGGCCGCCATGGCGGCAGATGCGGTCTTGATCGACACCACCGACCTGACTATAGAGGCCGCAGTGGAAAAGGCGCTGGCAGCCGTCAAGGTCGCCCTCGCCCGTGGAAACCGCACCTGA
- a CDS encoding SDR family NAD(P)-dependent oxidoreductase, producing MQITNDTAAVVTGGASGLGQATARALAKAGVKVAIFDINAEAGEATAREIGGIFCNVNIMDEDSCVAGFEKARAAHGQERITVHCAMAAKGGKTLSWDKENARYKRLPTEDYAFGAQGVLVASYRIASLSALGMSTLPELEDGERGCITLTASVAAQDGQIGQVVYGSCKAGVNGLVLPMARDLMDIGIRVNSIMPGIFATPLMLRAPEKVLNSLAASVPFPKRLGKPEEYASLAMELARNTYFNGQCIRLDGAIRMAPR from the coding sequence ATGCAGATCACCAATGATACCGCCGCCGTCGTGACCGGCGGCGCCTCAGGCCTCGGCCAGGCGACCGCCCGCGCCCTCGCCAAGGCCGGGGTCAAGGTCGCCATTTTCGACATCAATGCAGAGGCCGGCGAAGCCACCGCCAGGGAAATCGGCGGCATCTTCTGCAATGTGAACATCATGGACGAAGACTCCTGTGTGGCCGGCTTCGAAAAGGCCCGGGCCGCCCACGGACAGGAGCGCATCACCGTCCACTGCGCCATGGCGGCCAAGGGCGGCAAGACGCTGTCCTGGGACAAGGAAAACGCCCGCTACAAACGCCTGCCGACCGAAGACTATGCCTTCGGCGCGCAGGGCGTGCTGGTCGCCTCCTACCGGATCGCCTCGCTCTCGGCGCTGGGGATGTCCACGCTGCCGGAGCTGGAAGACGGCGAACGCGGCTGCATCACACTGACGGCCTCCGTCGCGGCGCAGGACGGCCAGATCGGACAGGTCGTCTATGGCTCCTGCAAGGCGGGCGTGAACGGCCTCGTCCTGCCCATGGCGCGGGACCTGATGGACATCGGCATCCGCGTGAACTCGATCATGCCGGGCATTTTCGCAACGCCGCTGATGCTGCGCGCGCCGGAGAAGGTGCTGAACAGTCTCGCCGCTTCGGTCCCCTTCCCCAAACGCCTTGGCAAGCCGGAGGAATATGCCTCCCTCGCCATGGAGCTGGCCCGCAACACCTATTTCAACGGCCAGTGCATCCGCCTCGACGGCGCGATCCGCATGGCGCCGCGCTGA
- a CDS encoding NADH:flavin oxidoreductase: protein MTDLSSPLTLAHGPAMKNRFMLAPLTNLQSNADGTLSDDEFRWLTYRAEGGFGLTMTCAAHVQAIGQGFPGQLGIFDDKHLPGLTRLADAINKTGSHSVVQLHHAGMRSPADLIGEAPVCPSDNEEFGARALTGDEVKQAFDAFVAAAKRAEAAGFHGVELHAAHGYLICQFISGEVNLREDEWGGAYENRVKFLTAMIDAIRSECGKDFSLGVRLSPERFGMDMGEIRRLAGEIMTGGKVDYLDMSLWNTFKEPQDEAYKGKRLVDWFTDLPRGDCRLGAAGKLTTGKACHDAMEAGLDFVVIGRGAILHHDFPEKVLADPDFTPIALPVPEAHLRAEGLGETFVTYMKSWKGFVEDTA from the coding sequence ATGACTGATCTCAGCTCCCCCCTGACCCTCGCCCATGGCCCGGCCATGAAGAACCGCTTCATGCTGGCACCGCTGACCAATCTGCAGAGCAACGCCGATGGCACGCTCAGCGATGACGAGTTCCGCTGGCTGACATATCGCGCCGAAGGCGGCTTTGGCCTGACCATGACCTGCGCGGCCCATGTGCAGGCCATCGGCCAGGGTTTCCCCGGCCAGCTCGGCATTTTCGACGACAAGCATTTGCCGGGCCTGACGCGGCTTGCGGATGCGATCAACAAGACCGGCAGCCATTCGGTCGTCCAGCTGCACCATGCCGGCATGCGCTCGCCCGCCGATCTGATCGGCGAAGCGCCGGTCTGCCCGTCGGACAATGAAGAGTTCGGCGCCCGCGCCCTGACGGGTGACGAGGTGAAACAGGCCTTCGACGCTTTCGTCGCGGCGGCAAAACGCGCCGAGGCTGCCGGGTTCCACGGCGTCGAGCTGCACGCCGCGCACGGCTATCTGATCTGCCAGTTCATCAGCGGCGAGGTGAACCTGCGCGAGGACGAATGGGGCGGCGCCTATGAGAACCGCGTGAAGTTCCTGACGGCGATGATCGACGCGATCCGCAGCGAGTGCGGCAAGGACTTCTCCCTCGGCGTGCGCCTGTCGCCGGAACGCTTCGGCATGGACATGGGCGAGATCCGCCGCCTCGCCGGAGAGATCATGACCGGTGGCAAGGTCGACTATCTCGACATGTCGCTGTGGAACACATTCAAGGAGCCGCAGGACGAGGCCTACAAAGGCAAGCGTCTGGTCGACTGGTTCACGGATCTGCCGCGCGGCGACTGCCGCCTTGGCGCGGCGGGCAAGCTGACCACCGGCAAGGCCTGCCATGACGCGATGGAGGCCGGGCTGGACTTTGTCGTCATCGGGCGCGGGGCCATCCTGCACCATGACTTCCCGGAGAAGGTGCTCGCCGATCCGGACTTCACCCCTATCGCCCTGCCCGTGCCCGAAGCCCACCTTCGCGCCGAAGGACTGGGCGAGACCTTCGTGACCTACATGAAGTCATGGAAGGGCTTTGTCGAAGACACGGCGTGA
- a CDS encoding PadR family transcriptional regulator, which produces MVAYRATDSELLLLGLVAEMPRHGYELEQVIESRAMREWTQIGFSSIYFVLGKLEKVGFVAAEKQAGPKSRKTYSITSAGREALAVQTLDALQSVRPVYSSVLIGMIHWQAVDHASALDALSTRLEAVSEEAKRLERIRFQQQPLPDFIESLFDYAAGQLNAEHEWIANTLAYMKNKP; this is translated from the coding sequence ATGGTTGCTTACCGGGCCACTGATTCAGAATTGTTGCTTCTCGGCCTGGTCGCTGAAATGCCCCGGCACGGCTATGAGCTGGAACAGGTGATCGAAAGCCGGGCGATGCGCGAATGGACCCAGATCGGCTTCTCCTCGATTTACTTCGTGTTGGGTAAATTGGAGAAAGTCGGATTTGTGGCTGCGGAAAAACAAGCGGGTCCGAAGTCCAGGAAGACGTATTCAATTACCAGCGCGGGGCGCGAGGCGCTTGCTGTGCAGACTCTGGATGCATTGCAGTCGGTTCGGCCGGTCTACTCTTCCGTTCTGATAGGCATGATCCATTGGCAGGCAGTGGACCACGCGTCCGCTCTGGACGCGTTGAGCACACGGCTGGAAGCTGTGTCGGAGGAAGCGAAAAGGCTGGAACGCATCCGTTTCCAGCAGCAGCCACTCCCGGATTTCATTGAGTCCCTATTTGACTACGCAGCTGGCCAGCTGAACGCGGAACACGAATGGATCGCGAACACATTGGCCTACATGAAAAACAAACCCTGA
- a CDS encoding GyrI-like domain-containing protein, protein MDLTKDRKKLKELYQPGQTSFSIVDVPALPFAMIDAEGSPDHGGGAKAVKTLFTAIHPIRTEARKRLGKAFVEPPLEMLFWADDMRDLVAGKKESWKWRAMITLPAWTDEKMFAAAVETAREYMESVPASLRMETFEEGRSVQIMHVGKAGEIPALLEKLYTEFLPGNDLSPVGAYHEIYLDDWARTAPEKRKIILRQPVIPAKISGPR, encoded by the coding sequence ATGGATCTCACGAAAGACCGGAAAAAACTGAAAGAGCTGTATCAACCGGGCCAGACGTCATTCTCTATCGTCGATGTGCCCGCTTTGCCATTTGCCATGATCGACGCAGAAGGCTCTCCGGATCATGGTGGGGGTGCCAAAGCGGTGAAAACTCTCTTTACCGCGATTCACCCAATTCGAACGGAGGCGCGCAAGCGCTTGGGCAAGGCATTTGTCGAGCCGCCGCTTGAGATGCTTTTCTGGGCCGATGACATGAGAGATCTGGTCGCGGGAAAAAAGGAAAGCTGGAAATGGCGCGCGATGATCACGCTGCCAGCGTGGACGGACGAAAAGATGTTTGCAGCCGCTGTTGAGACAGCGCGGGAATATATGGAAAGCGTTCCGGCCTCGCTCCGGATGGAAACCTTCGAAGAGGGCCGGTCCGTCCAGATCATGCATGTCGGAAAAGCGGGTGAAATTCCTGCATTGCTCGAGAAGCTGTACACGGAATTCCTGCCTGGCAACGATCTTTCCCCCGTCGGGGCCTACCACGAAATTTATCTCGATGATTGGGCCCGGACAGCCCCCGAGAAACGTAAGATCATTCTGCGCCAGCCCGTTATACCGGCAAAAATCAGCGGACCCCGTTGA
- a CDS encoding macro domain-containing protein, producing the protein MPRLVLYPGSLLDIETDVIVNAANSSLMGGGGVDGAIHYAAGPALKEACRPLAPCPPGEVRVTEGFGLAPRLIFHTVGPIWHGGQNGEADILANCYRNCLTELSQRGLRRIVFPAISTGAYGYPPAQAAHIAVTICARHPAARDADIVFAVIDPQNRAALAAALNGVR; encoded by the coding sequence ATGCCCCGTCTCGTTCTCTATCCCGGCAGCCTGCTCGACATAGAGACAGACGTGATCGTCAATGCCGCCAATTCCAGCCTGATGGGCGGCGGCGGGGTGGATGGTGCGATCCATTATGCCGCCGGGCCCGCGCTGAAAGAGGCCTGCCGGCCGCTCGCCCCCTGCCCGCCGGGCGAGGTGCGCGTGACCGAAGGCTTCGGCCTTGCCCCGCGCCTCATCTTCCACACGGTCGGGCCAATCTGGCATGGCGGGCAGAATGGCGAGGCGGACATTCTGGCGAACTGCTACCGCAATTGCCTGACCGAACTCAGCCAGCGCGGCCTCCGCCGGATCGTCTTCCCCGCCATCTCCACCGGCGCCTATGGCTACCCGCCCGCACAGGCCGCCCATATCGCCGTCACCATCTGCGCCCGCCACCCGGCCGCCCGCGATGCCGACATCGTCTTCGCCGTCATCGACCCGCAAAACCGGGCGGCCCTGGCAGCCGCCCTCAACGGGGTCCGCTGA
- the aroA gene encoding 3-phosphoshikimate 1-carboxyvinyltransferase: MVWTSRPVKSLKGAVRAPGDKSCSHRALIFGGLAEGTSHFTGMLEGDDVLRTGQAMSALGADVKRLGGGAWEVTGVGAKGLSSPDGVLDFGNSGTGSRLMMGVMAGHDLTAELTGDKSLSSRPMNRILTPLRQMGLKDTAGPDGRLPFSLTGSKTLQAITYAPPQASAQVKSAVMLAGLSAVGTTIVEEARPTRDHTERMLRGFGAEVGIERKPGEPTRISVPGGQVLRAIEAAIPGDPSSAAFLVAAGILSPASDVQVDGVMSNPTRSGFYDVANLMGAHLGAEEAGEAAGERQINIASGYAHLKGIHVPERYVAAMIDEFPILAVLAAFAEGETVVSGAEELRVKESDRIDATVAMLRANGVEAEGTPDGFIVQGCAGKVPGGGLVETHHDHRIAMSALIMGTAAQAPVRVDDISMIDTSYPDFLTHMATLGADISEQ, translated from the coding sequence ATGGTCTGGACCAGCCGTCCCGTCAAATCCCTTAAAGGCGCCGTCCGGGCCCCCGGGGACAAATCCTGCAGCCACAGAGCATTGATTTTCGGCGGCCTTGCCGAAGGCACCAGCCACTTCACAGGCATGCTGGAAGGCGACGATGTCCTGCGCACCGGACAGGCCATGTCGGCCCTCGGGGCGGACGTAAAACGCCTTGGCGGCGGGGCCTGGGAAGTCACCGGCGTCGGCGCCAAAGGCCTCTCCTCTCCGGACGGCGTGCTGGACTTCGGAAATTCCGGCACAGGCTCTCGCCTGATGATGGGCGTGATGGCGGGCCATGACCTGACCGCAGAGCTGACCGGCGACAAAAGCCTCTCCTCCCGCCCGATGAACCGGATCCTCACCCCGCTGCGCCAGATGGGCCTGAAGGACACCGCCGGCCCGGACGGGCGCCTGCCCTTCTCGCTGACCGGCTCGAAAACCCTGCAGGCCATCACCTACGCCCCGCCGCAGGCCTCCGCGCAGGTCAAGTCCGCCGTCATGCTGGCAGGCCTCTCCGCTGTTGGCACGACCATTGTGGAAGAAGCCAGGCCCACCCGCGACCATACCGAGCGCATGCTGCGCGGCTTTGGCGCTGAAGTGGGCATTGAGCGCAAGCCGGGCGAACCCACACGCATCTCCGTTCCGGGCGGCCAGGTGCTGCGCGCCATCGAAGCGGCGATTCCGGGCGACCCCTCCTCTGCCGCCTTCCTGGTCGCGGCAGGCATTCTCTCCCCTGCCAGCGATGTTCAGGTCGATGGCGTCATGTCGAACCCGACCCGGTCCGGCTTCTACGATGTCGCAAACCTGATGGGCGCGCATCTGGGCGCCGAGGAAGCTGGTGAAGCCGCGGGCGAACGCCAGATCAATATCGCATCCGGCTACGCCCACCTCAAAGGCATCCACGTGCCGGAACGCTATGTCGCCGCCATGATCGACGAATTCCCGATCCTCGCCGTCCTCGCCGCCTTTGCCGAGGGCGAGACCGTGGTCTCAGGCGCAGAAGAACTGCGCGTGAAGGAGTCAGACCGGATCGATGCAACGGTCGCCATGCTGCGCGCCAATGGGGTCGAGGCAGAAGGCACGCCGGACGGTTTCATCGTACAGGGCTGCGCCGGCAAGGTGCCCGGCGGCGGCCTCGTCGAAACCCATCACGACCACCGCATCGCCATGAGCGCCCTCATCATGGGCACCGCCGCGCAGGCCCCGGTTCGCGTCGACGACATCTCCATGATCGATACATCGTATCCGGACTTCCTCACGCATATGGCCACACTGGGGGCAGATATTTCGGAGCAATGA
- a CDS encoding TIGR02300 family protein, whose protein sequence is MSKDKLGTKQVCPSCEARFYDLNKRPAVCPKCGEEFDPEDEVIRTTITKVKAKAARAAVKTEDDDEDDDEEAEKAVKTPDDVDDDEDEGADEETAKELGEDDDEVILEGTDDEEDDESGKKVPAGFNEDGVDDDDDDDIILPDDDDDDFEIDDDSDDDDDDLTLDDEEDEK, encoded by the coding sequence GTGTCGAAAGACAAGCTTGGAACCAAGCAGGTTTGCCCATCCTGCGAAGCCCGTTTCTACGACCTGAACAAGCGTCCGGCCGTGTGCCCCAAATGCGGGGAGGAATTCGACCCCGAAGACGAAGTCATCCGCACGACCATCACCAAGGTGAAGGCCAAGGCGGCGCGTGCTGCGGTCAAGACCGAGGACGACGACGAGGATGATGACGAGGAGGCCGAAAAGGCCGTCAAAACGCCTGATGACGTCGATGACGACGAAGATGAAGGCGCCGATGAAGAAACGGCCAAGGAACTTGGCGAGGATGACGATGAAGTGATCCTCGAAGGCACCGACGACGAAGAAGACGATGAGTCGGGCAAGAAAGTCCCGGCCGGCTTCAACGAAGACGGCGTCGACGATGACGACGACGACGATATCATCCTGCCCGACGACGATGATGACGACTTCGAAATCGACGACGACAGCGACGATGACGACGACGATCTCACCCTCGATGACGAGGAAGATGAGAAATAG
- a CDS encoding LysE family transporter — translation MPADLLSLYLPNLLLILSVFIVGAASPGPATLMILNVSAREGRAAGVMLSLGIVTGSVFWACVAALGFVAALKTSVLFFTAMKMAGGLYLLFLAFRAFRSASRKPASSVTEEAPAPVPHGAQYLRGLLLHLTNPKAPLVWMATLSVGAAATAPPAFLFTAVALCAFAGTGVFVGYACLFSTRSAVAAYRNMRRPFDIVIGTLFGAAGLRLLTLKTA, via the coding sequence ATGCCAGCCGACTTGCTCAGCCTCTACCTGCCGAATTTGTTACTGATCCTGTCCGTCTTCATTGTCGGCGCGGCCAGTCCCGGCCCGGCAACGCTGATGATTCTGAACGTCTCCGCCCGTGAAGGCCGGGCGGCGGGCGTGATGTTGTCGCTGGGAATTGTCACCGGATCAGTCTTCTGGGCCTGCGTGGCCGCGCTCGGCTTTGTCGCGGCACTCAAGACATCGGTGCTTTTCTTCACGGCCATGAAAATGGCGGGCGGCCTCTACCTGCTGTTCCTGGCGTTCAGGGCATTCCGCTCGGCCAGCCGCAAACCTGCATCAAGCGTTACGGAGGAGGCGCCCGCACCTGTCCCACACGGGGCGCAATACCTGCGCGGACTATTGTTGCACCTGACGAATCCGAAAGCGCCGCTGGTCTGGATGGCGACCCTGTCGGTCGGTGCAGCGGCCACGGCCCCGCCAGCCTTCCTGTTCACCGCCGTCGCGCTGTGTGCGTTCGCTGGAACGGGCGTGTTTGTCGGCTATGCCTGCCTGTTTTCGACACGGTCAGCGGTGGCGGCCTACCGGAACATGCGCCGCCCATTCGATATTGTCATCGGCACCTTGTTCGGCGCAGCCGGACTCAGGCTGCTGACGCTGAAAACCGCGTAG
- a CDS encoding DUF1150 family protein — translation MLNDENTPRFDAEPIVYIRHLGEDEVQDLVPENALKGVGHAEDLFLVSSADGQQLAIVEGRDAAFAAARMHDLTPVSVH, via the coding sequence ATGTTGAACGACGAAAACACCCCCCGCTTCGATGCGGAACCTATCGTCTACATTCGCCACTTGGGTGAAGACGAAGTGCAGGACCTTGTGCCGGAAAATGCCCTGAAAGGCGTCGGGCACGCGGAAGACCTGTTCCTTGTATCCTCCGCCGACGGCCAGCAACTGGCCATCGTGGAAGGCCGTGACGCGGCATTTGCCGCCGCCCGGATGCATGACCTGACCCCGGTCAGCGTGCACTGA